One genomic window of Egibacteraceae bacterium includes the following:
- the tpiA gene encoding triose-phosphate isomerase has translation MSRRPILAGNWKMNLDHLEAIALVQQFVYHLEAGDYAANEIVVIPPFTALRSLQTLIEGDKLPLGLGAQNCHWETDGAFTGEVSPPMLARLKCRYVICGHSERRTLFGETNDVVNRKLRAVLAHDMTPILCVGESLEQRESGEAETVVVGQVKACLQGVTDEQVGAMVLAYEPIWAIGTGRIATPDDAQEMCAVLRSTVADVAGADAAATVRIQYGGSVKPGNVGALMACEDIDGALVGGASTDAEDFAVICRHHRL, from the coding sequence ATGAGCCGCCGACCGATCCTCGCGGGCAACTGGAAGATGAACCTCGACCACCTCGAGGCCATCGCGCTGGTCCAGCAGTTCGTCTACCACCTCGAGGCCGGCGACTACGCCGCCAACGAGATCGTCGTGATCCCGCCCTTCACCGCGCTGCGCAGCCTGCAGACACTGATCGAGGGCGACAAGCTGCCGTTGGGACTCGGGGCGCAGAACTGCCACTGGGAGACCGACGGGGCGTTCACCGGTGAGGTGAGTCCCCCCATGCTCGCCCGTCTCAAGTGCCGGTACGTGATCTGCGGCCACTCCGAGCGGCGCACCCTCTTCGGCGAGACCAACGACGTGGTCAACCGCAAGCTGCGGGCCGTCCTGGCGCACGACATGACGCCGATCCTCTGCGTGGGGGAGAGCCTCGAGCAGCGCGAGAGCGGCGAGGCGGAGACGGTCGTGGTCGGGCAGGTCAAGGCGTGCCTGCAGGGGGTGACCGACGAGCAGGTGGGCGCGATGGTCCTGGCCTACGAGCCGATCTGGGCCATCGGGACCGGGCGGATCGCGACCCCCGATGATGCGCAGGAGATGTGCGCCGTCCTGCGGAGCACGGTCGCCGACGTCGCGGGCGCGGATGCCGCGGCAACCGTCAGGATCCAGTACGGCGGGTCCGTGAAACCCGGCAACGTGGGTGCGCTGATGGCTTGCGAGGACATCGACGGCGCACTGGTCGGCGGGGCGAGCACCGACGCCGAGGACTTCGCGGTCATCTGCCGCCACCACCGGCTCTAG
- a CDS encoding phosphoglycerate kinase: protein MGDITAIPGLDTLEPAGQRVLVRSDLNVPLHDGQVTDDLRIEESLPTIRHLRDKGARVIVMSHLGRPGGQVDDALRLTRVADRMADLLATPVAAARDVVGPDARARVEALDDGQVLLLENLRFESGEEANEPQFADALAALGDCYVNDAFGAAHRAHASIVGVPPLVGRAVAGDLLSREVGTLARLLDNPPRPFTAVIGGAKVSDKLGVLDNLLTRVDRLLVGGAMCFTFLQAKGYAIGASRVEADRLDDVTGLLTRAADTGVEVLLPVDIIAAETFAADAAHQRVSADGIPEGWMGLDIGPDSISRFAAAIADAETVLWNGPMGVFEWEPFAAGTEGVARAVAACPGFTVVGGGDSAAALRKLGLAEQVSHLSTGGGASLEFLEGIDLPGVAALRQGSAG, encoded by the coding sequence GTGGGCGACATCACCGCCATACCGGGTCTCGACACGTTGGAGCCGGCGGGGCAACGGGTCCTCGTGCGGTCCGACCTGAACGTGCCCCTGCACGATGGGCAGGTCACCGACGACCTGCGCATCGAGGAGTCCCTCCCCACCATCCGCCACCTGCGGGACAAGGGCGCCCGTGTCATCGTCATGAGCCATCTCGGGCGCCCTGGCGGACAGGTCGACGACGCGTTGCGACTCACCCGGGTGGCCGATCGCATGGCCGACCTGCTCGCGACACCCGTTGCCGCGGCCCGCGACGTGGTCGGCCCCGATGCCCGCGCTCGTGTGGAAGCCCTGGACGACGGGCAGGTCCTGCTGCTCGAGAACCTGCGCTTCGAGTCCGGCGAAGAGGCGAACGAGCCCCAGTTTGCGGATGCCCTCGCCGCACTGGGCGACTGCTACGTCAACGACGCGTTCGGGGCTGCGCACCGGGCGCACGCGAGCATCGTGGGCGTCCCGCCCCTGGTGGGCCGGGCGGTGGCCGGTGACCTGCTGTCCCGCGAGGTCGGCACGCTCGCACGCCTGCTCGACAACCCGCCGCGGCCGTTCACCGCCGTGATCGGCGGCGCCAAGGTCTCCGACAAGCTCGGCGTGCTGGACAACCTGCTGACCCGGGTCGACCGGCTGCTCGTGGGCGGTGCCATGTGCTTCACCTTCCTGCAGGCCAAGGGATACGCGATCGGCGCCAGCCGCGTCGAGGCCGACCGCCTCGACGACGTCACCGGGCTGCTCACGCGCGCCGCCGACACCGGCGTGGAGGTGCTGCTGCCCGTGGACATCATCGCGGCGGAGACCTTCGCCGCCGATGCCGCGCACCAGCGGGTCTCCGCCGACGGCATCCCCGAGGGCTGGATGGGGCTGGACATCGGCCCGGACAGCATCTCGCGCTTCGCTGCGGCCATCGCCGACGCCGAGACCGTCCTCTGGAACGGGCCGATGGGCGTCTTCGAGTGGGAGCCATTCGCGGCCGGGACCGAGGGCGTGGCCCGCGCCGTCGCAGCCTGCCCCGGTTTCACCGTGGTCGGCGGCGGTGACAGCGCGGCAGCCCTGCGCAAGCTCGGGCTGGCCGAGCAGGTCTCCCACCTGTCGACCGGGGGTGGTGCCTCGTTGGAGTTCCTCGAGGGCATCGACCTGCCCGGTGTCGCCGCGTTGCGCCAAGGGAGTGCCGGATGA
- the gap gene encoding type I glyceraldehyde-3-phosphate dehydrogenase: protein MAIRVGINGFGRIGRNFLRAAKERPTDVEIVAVNDLADPGTLAHLLRYDSVHGRFAGTVEVGDDRIVVDGREITVTSERDPGALPWKDFGVDVVIESTGLFTGRDKAAKHLEAGARKVIISAPAKEEDVTVVMGVNEGDYDPSAHHIISNASCTTNCIVPLAKVLDDNFGGIQQGFMTTVHAYTNDQGSHDQPHKDLRRARAAALSIIPTTTGAAKAAALSLPQLKGRLDGMALRVPVPDGSLTDLVAVLGREVTVDEVNEAFRAAAEGPMAGILEFTTDPIVSTDIVGNPHSCIVDGLSTMANGSMVKTLGWYDNEWGYACRLLDVTAYVGERL, encoded by the coding sequence ATGGCCATCCGCGTGGGTATCAACGGATTCGGACGTATCGGGCGCAACTTCCTGCGCGCGGCGAAGGAACGACCGACGGACGTGGAGATCGTCGCCGTCAACGATCTCGCCGACCCCGGGACGCTGGCCCATCTCCTGCGCTACGACAGCGTGCACGGGCGGTTCGCCGGGACGGTGGAGGTGGGCGACGATCGCATCGTCGTCGACGGCCGCGAGATCACCGTCACCTCGGAGCGCGACCCCGGAGCCCTGCCCTGGAAGGACTTCGGCGTCGACGTCGTCATCGAGTCCACGGGGCTGTTCACCGGACGGGACAAGGCGGCCAAGCACCTGGAGGCGGGTGCCCGCAAGGTCATCATCTCGGCGCCGGCCAAGGAGGAGGACGTCACCGTGGTGATGGGCGTGAACGAGGGGGACTACGACCCCAGCGCCCACCACATCATCTCCAACGCCAGCTGCACCACGAACTGCATCGTGCCCCTGGCGAAGGTCCTCGATGACAACTTCGGCGGCATCCAGCAGGGCTTCATGACCACGGTGCACGCCTACACCAACGACCAGGGGTCGCACGACCAGCCGCACAAGGACCTGCGGCGGGCCCGCGCCGCCGCCCTGTCGATCATCCCGACCACCACAGGGGCGGCCAAGGCCGCGGCCCTGTCCCTGCCCCAGCTGAAGGGGCGCCTGGACGGCATGGCCCTGCGGGTGCCGGTGCCGGACGGCTCGCTCACCGACCTGGTGGCGGTGCTGGGGCGCGAGGTGACCGTGGACGAGGTCAACGAGGCCTTCCGGGCGGCGGCTGAGGGCCCGATGGCGGGCATCCTGGAGTTCACCACGGATCCGATCGTGTCGACCGACATCGTCGGCAACCCGCACAGCTGCATCGTGGACGGCCTGTCCACCATGGCCAACGGATCGATGGTCAAAACCCTCGGCTGGTACGACAACGAGTGGGGCTACGCCTGCAGACTGCTCGATGTCACCGCGTACGTGGGCGAGCGGCTGTAG